Proteins co-encoded in one Ponticoccus alexandrii genomic window:
- a CDS encoding lytic transglycosylase domain-containing protein: MGLTALKVGAVVGTALLTTGAAADVLSTKNRAMLFGNQTRILDSRAAQQYNNSVRLKPPTVVTPTKWGTVTPEDGTVPRYRGRYNGPYADLARVAARRNGIPEDLFLRLVMQESRFNPKALSHKGAIGLAQLMPGTAKVLGVDPHDPAENLEGGARYLKAQYVKFGSWRLALAAYNAGPGAVIKHGGVPPYRETKNYVKVIWGS; the protein is encoded by the coding sequence ATGGGGCTGACGGCTTTGAAAGTCGGAGCGGTCGTCGGGACCGCGCTGCTGACCACGGGTGCGGCAGCGGATGTTCTATCGACCAAGAACCGGGCGATGCTGTTCGGCAACCAGACAAGGATTCTGGATAGCCGGGCCGCGCAGCAATACAACAACTCTGTACGGCTGAAACCTCCGACCGTCGTGACGCCGACGAAATGGGGCACGGTAACGCCTGAGGATGGAACGGTGCCGCGCTATCGCGGGCGCTACAATGGCCCCTATGCGGATCTGGCCCGCGTCGCCGCGCGGCGCAACGGCATCCCCGAGGACCTGTTCCTGCGGCTGGTCATGCAGGAATCGCGTTTCAACCCGAAGGCCCTGTCCCACAAGGGGGCGATCGGTCTGGCGCAACTGATGCCGGGCACCGCGAAGGTGCTGGGTGTCGATCCGCACGATCCGGCAGAGAACCTTGAGGGCGGGGCGCGCTATCTGAAAGCGCAATACGTGAAGTTCGGCTCGTGGCGGCTGGCCCTGGCGGCCTATAACGCCGGGCCGGGCGCCGTGATCAAGCACGGCGGCGTGCCACCCTACCGCGAGACCAAGAACTACGTGAAGGTC
- the ssb gene encoding single-stranded DNA-binding protein, whose translation MAGSVNKVILIGNLGRDPEVRTFQNGGKVCNLRIATSETWKDRNTGERKERTEWHSVAIFQEGLVRVCEQYLRKGSKVYIEGQLQTRKWQDQSGQDRYSTEVVIQGFGGSLQMLDGRDGGGGGGGGGSYGGGGGGGYDDRGGYDDGGYGGGPSSGGGSGPSRAPSRDIDDEIPF comes from the coding sequence ATGGCCGGATCGGTGAACAAGGTGATCCTCATCGGCAACCTCGGGCGCGACCCCGAGGTGCGCACCTTCCAGAACGGCGGCAAGGTCTGCAACCTGCGGATCGCCACCTCGGAGACATGGAAGGACCGTAACACCGGAGAGCGCAAGGAACGCACAGAGTGGCACTCTGTCGCGATCTTTCAGGAAGGGCTCGTGCGGGTCTGCGAACAGTACCTGCGCAAGGGGTCGAAGGTCTATATCGAAGGCCAGCTTCAGACCCGCAAATGGCAGGACCAGAGCGGTCAGGACCGCTATTCGACCGAGGTCGTGATCCAGGGCTTCGGCGGCTCGCTGCAGATGCTCGACGGTCGTGACGGCGGTGGCGGCGGTGGCGGCGGTGGCAGCTACGGCGGTGGTGGCGGTGGCGGCTACGACGACCGCGGCGGTTACGACGATGGCGGCTACGGCGGCGGACCCTCCTCGGGTGGCGGCTCTGGCCCCTCGCGCGCGCCTTCGCGCGATATCGACGACGAGATCCCGTTCTAG